One Paenisporosarcina sp. FSL H8-0542 genomic region harbors:
- a CDS encoding M55 family metallopeptidase produces MKFFISIDMEGITGLPDHTFVDSKKHNYERARRIMTNEANAIIEGLLKKGATDILVNDSHSQMNNLLVEDLNPEAMLITGGVKPYSMVQALDETYDGAIFAGYHSRAGQPGVMSHSMIFGVRNMFINDVEIGELGFNAYVAGHFGVPVIMVAGDDGACREAAALIPNITTVAVKESITRQAVKTMHPEKSHALLTEQIQKAVDNRHLVKPLTPPKTPTLRIEFTNYGQAEWAAIMPGCEIEPGTTIVKFEAKDILEAYRAMLVQVELAMQTTFC; encoded by the coding sequence ATGAAATTTTTTATCTCGATCGATATGGAAGGGATTACAGGTTTACCTGATCACACTTTCGTAGATTCGAAGAAACACAACTATGAACGCGCCCGTCGTATCATGACAAACGAAGCAAATGCCATTATTGAAGGCTTACTGAAAAAAGGGGCTACCGATATTTTGGTGAACGATAGCCATTCACAAATGAACAACTTACTTGTTGAAGATTTGAATCCTGAAGCCATGCTGATCACGGGTGGAGTGAAACCTTACTCAATGGTACAGGCACTCGATGAAACTTATGATGGTGCGATTTTCGCAGGCTATCATTCACGTGCAGGACAACCAGGTGTAATGAGTCACTCGATGATTTTTGGAGTGCGAAACATGTTCATCAATGACGTGGAAATTGGAGAGCTTGGGTTCAATGCATATGTGGCGGGTCATTTTGGTGTACCGGTCATCATGGTTGCTGGAGATGACGGAGCATGTCGTGAAGCAGCGGCACTCATTCCAAACATCACAACAGTTGCAGTAAAAGAGTCAATCACTCGCCAAGCGGTCAAAACGATGCATCCGGAAAAATCACATGCACTGTTGACTGAACAAATCCAAAAAGCAGTGGACAATCGTCATTTGGTTAAACCACTTACCCCACCAAAAACCCCAACGTTGCGAATTGAATTTACCAACTATGGTCAAGCCGAATGGGCAGCCATTATGCCTGGCTGTGAAATAGAACCTGGAACAACGATTGTGAAATTTGAAGCAAAAGATATTTTGGAAGCGTATCGAGCAATGTTAGTTCAAGTGGAACTGGCGATGCAAACGACGTTCTGTTAA